The following proteins are co-located in the Ktedonobacterales bacterium genome:
- a CDS encoding HD domain-containing protein, translated as MLEIILQLARVFQDHGKQVYMVGGTVRDLLLQRAASPDADLTTDATPDEIKRLVTPLRPKAVVLVGERFGTVRLYFRREEHLPGASGEEQADASASDAPAEDIIEITTFRTERYNADSRKPEVAFGTVLEEDLLRRDFTINAIARDPLTGAIIDPFGGRADLEARLLRAVGNEPEKRFDEDPLRLLRAVRFAAQLDFALEERTARAIVNQAQTLEKISRERIRDEMNKILLSPQPVLGLRLMVDLGLMPWVIPEVLDLRGVSQRPAHSKDVYIHTLQVVQNTPARLVTRWAGLLHDIAKPRTRTIEDGKVHFFGHEDVGAHMARDILRRLKFDREHIEAVSLLVRMHMRSNAYTSDWTDGAVRRLMLEVGDRLPDLLDLSQADITSYRPEKVSRAVARVQELRGRAAYLKEEAERVPLKSPLDGRELMELFGRGPGPWLKPIKEHLLGLVIDGKMAPDDKVGAAEEARRFVAAHDEL; from the coding sequence ATGCTAGAAATAATTCTTCAGTTAGCCAGGGTCTTCCAAGATCATGGTAAGCAAGTCTATATGGTTGGCGGGACGGTGCGCGATCTGTTGTTACAGCGCGCGGCCAGTCCCGACGCCGATCTCACTACCGATGCCACCCCTGACGAGATCAAGCGGCTGGTGACTCCGCTGCGCCCCAAGGCCGTCGTGCTGGTGGGCGAGCGGTTTGGCACCGTGCGCCTGTACTTTCGACGTGAAGAGCATCTTCCGGGCGCTTCTGGCGAGGAGCAAGCTGACGCATCGGCCAGCGACGCGCCAGCCGAAGACATCATCGAGATTACGACCTTCCGCACAGAACGCTATAACGCTGACTCGCGCAAGCCGGAAGTGGCTTTTGGGACGGTGCTGGAAGAAGACCTGCTGCGCCGCGATTTTACGATCAACGCCATCGCGCGCGATCCGCTGACAGGCGCGATTATCGATCCCTTTGGGGGCCGGGCCGATCTGGAGGCGCGGCTGCTGCGGGCGGTGGGCAATGAACCCGAAAAGCGTTTTGATGAAGACCCGCTGCGCCTGCTGCGCGCGGTGCGTTTTGCGGCGCAGCTTGATTTTGCGCTTGAGGAGAGAACTGCCAGGGCCATTGTGAATCAGGCTCAGACGCTGGAGAAGATTAGCCGCGAGCGTATCCGCGACGAGATGAATAAAATCTTGCTTTCGCCGCAACCTGTCCTGGGGCTGCGCCTGATGGTTGATCTGGGCCTGATGCCGTGGGTGATTCCTGAAGTGTTGGACCTGCGTGGGGTGAGTCAGCGCCCGGCGCATTCCAAAGATGTCTATATCCATACCCTGCAAGTGGTGCAAAATACGCCAGCGCGCCTGGTCACACGCTGGGCAGGTTTGCTGCATGATATTGCCAAGCCGCGCACGCGTACCATCGAAGATGGCAAGGTGCATTTCTTTGGGCATGAGGATGTGGGCGCGCACATGGCCCGCGATATTCTGCGCCGCTTGAAGTTTGATCGGGAACATATTGAAGCCGTCAGCCTGTTGGTGCGTATGCACATGCGCTCGAACGCCTATACCAGCGATTGGACAGACGGAGCGGTGCGGCGGCTGATGCTGGAGGTGGGTGATCGCCTGCCTGACCTGCTTGATCTCTCGCAGGCCGATATTACCAGCTACCGCCCGGAGAAAGTCAGCCGCGCCGTGGCGCGCGTGCAGGAACTGCGCGGGCGGGCGGCGTATCTGAAGGAGGAAGCCGAGCGCGTCCCCTTGAAAAGCCCGCTCGATGGGCGCGAACTCATGGAACTGTTTGGGCGCGGGCCTGGCCCCTGGCTGAAGCCCATCAAAGAGCATCTGCTGGGGCTGGTCATTGATGGAAAGATGGCGCCCGATGATAAAGTGGGCGCCGCTG